A region of Chelonoidis abingdonii isolate Lonesome George chromosome 8, CheloAbing_2.0, whole genome shotgun sequence DNA encodes the following proteins:
- the MSN gene encoding moesin isoform X1 has protein sequence MPKTISVRVTTMDAELEFAIQPNTTGKQLFDQVVKTIGLREVWFFGLQYQDTKGFSTWLKLNKKVTAQDVRKESPLLFKFRAKFYPEDVSEELIQDITQRLFFLQVKEGILNDDIYCPPETAVLLASYAVQSKHGDFNKELHKPGYLAGDKLLPQRVLEQHKLNKDQWEERIQVWHEEHRGMLREDAILEYLKIAQDLEMYGVNYFSIKNKKGSELWLGVDALGLNIYEQNDRLTPKIGFPWSEIRNISFNDKKFVIKPIDKKAPDFVFYAPRLRINKRILALCMGNHELYMRRRKPDTIEVQQMKAQAREEKHQKQMERALLENEKKKRELAEKEKEKIEREKEELMERLRQIEEQTKKAQLELEEQTRRALELEQERKRAQEEAEKLAKERREAEEAKEALLKASHDQKKTQEQLAAEMSELTSRIAQLEMARQKKESEALEWQQKAQTVQEDLEKTKEELKTAMSTPHVTEPMQSENEHDDEQDESAAEASAELKADATIKDRSEEDRTTEAEKNERVQKHLKALTSELANARDETKKTANDMIHAENMRQGRDKYKTLRQIRQGNTKQRIDEFESM, from the exons GTTGTGAAGACAATTGGGCTGAGAGAGGTCTGGTTTTTTGGACTTCAGTACCAGGACACCAAGGGCTTCTCAACGTGGCTGAAACTCAATAAAAAG GTGACTGCACAGGATGTGCGCAAGGAAAGCCCGCTGCTCTTCAAGTTCCGTGCCAAGTTCTACCCAGAGGATGTGTCAGAGGAGCTGATTCAGGACATCACACAGCGCCTCTTTTTCCTCCAGGTGAAGGAGGGCATCTTGAATGATGATATCTATTGCCCTCCAGAGACTGCTGTCCTTCTGGCTTCCTATGCCGTCCAATCTAAACATGGAGACTTCAACAAGGAGCTGCACAAGCCTGGCTATCTTGCTGGTGACAAACTGCTCCCTCAAAG agTTCTGGAGCAGCACAAACTCAATAAAGACCAATGGGAGGAGAGGATCCAGGTGTGGCATGAGGAACATCGGGGAATGCTCAG GGAAGATGCCATCTTGGAGTATCTGAAAATTGCACAGGATCTGGAAATGTACGGCGTGAACTACTTCAGCATTAAGAATAAAAAGGGCTCTGAACTCTGGCTAGGTGTTGATGCTCTTGGACTCAACATTTATGAGCAGAATGACAG GTTAACACCAAAAATTGGATTCCCTTGGAGTGAGATCAGGAATATTTCATTCAATGATAAGAAGTTTGTTATCAAGCCCATTGACAAGAAAGCACCA GACTTTGTATTCTATGCCCCACGATTACGGATTAACAAGCGAATCCTGGCACTGTGCATGGGGAACCATGAGCTCTATATGCGCAGACGTAAACCAGACACCATTGAGGTGCAGCAGATGAAGGCACAGGCTCGGGAAGAGAAGCATCAAAAACAGATGGAGAG AGCTCTGCTGGAGAATGAGAAGAAAAAGAGGGAACTGgcagaaaaggagaaagagaagattGAGCGTGAGAAGGAAGAGCTGATGGAACGACTCAGACAAATTGAGGAGCAAACCAAGAAAGCTCAACTAG AATTGGAAGAACAGACCCGCAGGGCACTGGAGCTAGAGCAGGAAAGGAAACGAGCCCAGGAAGAAGCAGAGAAGCTGGCTAAGGAACGCAGAGAGGCAGAGGAGGCAAAGGAAGCCCTGCTGAAAGCATCCCATGATCAGAAAAAGACCCAGGAGCAGCTG GCAGCTGAGATGTCAGAACTCACATCCAGAATCGCACAGCTGGAAATGGCCAGGCAGAAAAAGGAGAGTGAAGCCTTGGAGTGGCAACAGAAG GCTCAGACAGTGCAGGAGGACCTAGAGAAGACCAAAGAGGAACTGAAGACTGCCATGAGCACTCCTCATGTCACCGAacccatgcagtctgagaatgaGCATGATGATGAACAGGATGAGAGCGCTGCGGAGGCCAGTGCTGAACTGAAGGCAGATGCCACCATCAAGGACCGCAGCGAGGAGGATCGCACCACTGAGGCGGAGAAGAACGAACGGGTTCAGAAACACTTGAAG GCTCTTACCTCAGAGCTGGCAAATGCCCGGGATGAAACCAAGAAGACAGCCAATGACATGATCCACGCTGAGAACATGCGGCAGGGCCGTGACAAGTACAAGACCCTCCGCCAGATCCGGCAGGGCAATACTAAGCAGCGCATTGATGAGTTTGAGTCCATGTAA
- the MSN gene encoding moesin isoform X2: MSISVRVTTMDAELEFAIQPNTTGKQLFDQVVKTIGLREVWFFGLQYQDTKGFSTWLKLNKKVTAQDVRKESPLLFKFRAKFYPEDVSEELIQDITQRLFFLQVKEGILNDDIYCPPETAVLLASYAVQSKHGDFNKELHKPGYLAGDKLLPQRVLEQHKLNKDQWEERIQVWHEEHRGMLREDAILEYLKIAQDLEMYGVNYFSIKNKKGSELWLGVDALGLNIYEQNDRLTPKIGFPWSEIRNISFNDKKFVIKPIDKKAPDFVFYAPRLRINKRILALCMGNHELYMRRRKPDTIEVQQMKAQAREEKHQKQMERALLENEKKKRELAEKEKEKIEREKEELMERLRQIEEQTKKAQLELEEQTRRALELEQERKRAQEEAEKLAKERREAEEAKEALLKASHDQKKTQEQLAAEMSELTSRIAQLEMARQKKESEALEWQQKAQTVQEDLEKTKEELKTAMSTPHVTEPMQSENEHDDEQDESAAEASAELKADATIKDRSEEDRTTEAEKNERVQKHLKALTSELANARDETKKTANDMIHAENMRQGRDKYKTLRQIRQGNTKQRIDEFESM; this comes from the exons GTTGTGAAGACAATTGGGCTGAGAGAGGTCTGGTTTTTTGGACTTCAGTACCAGGACACCAAGGGCTTCTCAACGTGGCTGAAACTCAATAAAAAG GTGACTGCACAGGATGTGCGCAAGGAAAGCCCGCTGCTCTTCAAGTTCCGTGCCAAGTTCTACCCAGAGGATGTGTCAGAGGAGCTGATTCAGGACATCACACAGCGCCTCTTTTTCCTCCAGGTGAAGGAGGGCATCTTGAATGATGATATCTATTGCCCTCCAGAGACTGCTGTCCTTCTGGCTTCCTATGCCGTCCAATCTAAACATGGAGACTTCAACAAGGAGCTGCACAAGCCTGGCTATCTTGCTGGTGACAAACTGCTCCCTCAAAG agTTCTGGAGCAGCACAAACTCAATAAAGACCAATGGGAGGAGAGGATCCAGGTGTGGCATGAGGAACATCGGGGAATGCTCAG GGAAGATGCCATCTTGGAGTATCTGAAAATTGCACAGGATCTGGAAATGTACGGCGTGAACTACTTCAGCATTAAGAATAAAAAGGGCTCTGAACTCTGGCTAGGTGTTGATGCTCTTGGACTCAACATTTATGAGCAGAATGACAG GTTAACACCAAAAATTGGATTCCCTTGGAGTGAGATCAGGAATATTTCATTCAATGATAAGAAGTTTGTTATCAAGCCCATTGACAAGAAAGCACCA GACTTTGTATTCTATGCCCCACGATTACGGATTAACAAGCGAATCCTGGCACTGTGCATGGGGAACCATGAGCTCTATATGCGCAGACGTAAACCAGACACCATTGAGGTGCAGCAGATGAAGGCACAGGCTCGGGAAGAGAAGCATCAAAAACAGATGGAGAG AGCTCTGCTGGAGAATGAGAAGAAAAAGAGGGAACTGgcagaaaaggagaaagagaagattGAGCGTGAGAAGGAAGAGCTGATGGAACGACTCAGACAAATTGAGGAGCAAACCAAGAAAGCTCAACTAG AATTGGAAGAACAGACCCGCAGGGCACTGGAGCTAGAGCAGGAAAGGAAACGAGCCCAGGAAGAAGCAGAGAAGCTGGCTAAGGAACGCAGAGAGGCAGAGGAGGCAAAGGAAGCCCTGCTGAAAGCATCCCATGATCAGAAAAAGACCCAGGAGCAGCTG GCAGCTGAGATGTCAGAACTCACATCCAGAATCGCACAGCTGGAAATGGCCAGGCAGAAAAAGGAGAGTGAAGCCTTGGAGTGGCAACAGAAG GCTCAGACAGTGCAGGAGGACCTAGAGAAGACCAAAGAGGAACTGAAGACTGCCATGAGCACTCCTCATGTCACCGAacccatgcagtctgagaatgaGCATGATGATGAACAGGATGAGAGCGCTGCGGAGGCCAGTGCTGAACTGAAGGCAGATGCCACCATCAAGGACCGCAGCGAGGAGGATCGCACCACTGAGGCGGAGAAGAACGAACGGGTTCAGAAACACTTGAAG GCTCTTACCTCAGAGCTGGCAAATGCCCGGGATGAAACCAAGAAGACAGCCAATGACATGATCCACGCTGAGAACATGCGGCAGGGCCGTGACAAGTACAAGACCCTCCGCCAGATCCGGCAGGGCAATACTAAGCAGCGCATTGATGAGTTTGAGTCCATGTAA